ATAGTTTCTTTAGGTGTTTCTGTTGAAGAAGGTACAGCATTCTGCGCAGGAGTATTTCCTTTTGGGTTATCCAAGGTCCTTGTATCTTTCAGATCCCAGTCTTCTCTGGTTTCCCACAATGCTCTTACGACTGCTTTCTTGTAGAAAATATAAGAATCTTCAGCAAAAGTTTCCGTGGTAAAATCGGCTTCATCCCAGTATTTATTTCTATTATTGTCTACCAGGATCCTTACGATATACTCGTCGGGTTTCAGAATATCAAATTTGATCTTATCTCCCGTTATATATTTTGAATAAATTACCTTTTCGGAGGAATCTAAAAGCTGGATCCAGTAATTGGTTGTTGGTGCATTAGTGAGCGTAAATTCAAGGCTTCCAAAATCTTCAACTTTACCCACTTCAAAATCGAAACCTTTAGACTGTGTATTTTTAGCATAGAAAGATGATACTGTCTCTTTCGGAATGATAAGCTGGTATTTTTTCCCGCTCACAAAATCTGATTGAATATGAATCTCATATGGGTTGGTTTCCGATATTTTTGCAGTGAACTCCTGAGTGGTAATGCTGTCTTTTTTCAGGCTCCATTTTTCAGGGTTGATCTTATCAATAATATAAGCCGATCTGACAATGAAATCTGAATTCGGGGGCAGAGAAGCACCTCCGTTATCAAGATCCATCGCATTCTTTTTATTGTATTTATAAAATACAGAAACTGTATCTTGTTTAACGCCTATATCATAGCTGAATTTAAGATTGTCTGTTCCGGTCTGCCCTAGTCCATTTTTCTCAGCATCAAACCAGATTCTGACAGAATCAGACTTAGGGCGATGCGTAACTTTAATATCTTGAAGTTTTTCATTAACGGAAAGAACTTTTACTTCATCAGGATTTCCAGTGAAAGTCATTAAGATCCCTCCCGGAATTTCTTTCATTTCCTGATATTTCAGTGGCTTTTTGGAAGGATAAATTTTCATATTGAGACCTGAAATCGATTTCTCAACATCAATAGGTTCTTTCTGAAATCCTATTTTCTCTTTTCCGGGATCGTAAACAGAATTCCCGTTTTCATCATCAAAAGCAATGATTTTATATTTTCCCGGCGAAAGATAGTTGAGCTCATAATATCCGTCGTCATCAACTTTTGTTATATAATAAGGCTTTTGTCTGTAATTGATGGTATCTTTTACCTGATAAAGGCCAACAACAAGCTTATTTTCGTTGGTTTCTGTTTTCTTTTTGATGGCTGTGGCATCACTAATTACCCCACTCACATACAGATCATCCAGCTTCT
This region of Chryseobacterium vaccae genomic DNA includes:
- a CDS encoding Ig-like domain-containing protein → MKRLLFLFVICILAFSCARVGSPVGGPKDTLAPKFLSSNIDTTRVNVKRDIRELRLDFDEYISLKDINKNLIISPPIKNIKRILPSNIANKFILIQWEDTLQANTTYNFNFGNSITDNNEANILRYFNFAFSTGEKLDDLYVSGVISDATAIKKKTETNENKLVVGLYQVKDTINYRQKPYYITKVDDDGYYELNYLSPGKYKIIAFDDENGNSVYDPGKEKIGFQKEPIDVEKSISGLNMKIYPSKKPLKYQEMKEIPGGILMTFTGNPDEVKVLSVNEKLQDIKVTHRPKSDSVRIWFDAEKNGLGQTGTDNLKFSYDIGVKQDTVSVFYKYNKKNAMDLDNGGASLPPNSDFIVRSAYIIDKINPEKWSLKKDSITTQEFTAKISETNPYEIHIQSDFVSGKKYQLIIPKETVSSFYAKNTQSKGFDFEVGKVEDFGSLEFTLTNAPTTNYWIQLLDSSEKVIYSKYITGDKIKFDILKPDEYIVRILVDNNRNKYWDEADFTTETFAEDSYIFYKKAVVRALWETREDWDLKDTRTLDNPKGNTPAQNAVPSSTETPKETIQKEVNKELKSENAVLTPVK